From the Meleagris gallopavo isolate NT-WF06-2002-E0010 breed Aviagen turkey brand Nicholas breeding stock chromosome 17, Turkey_5.1, whole genome shotgun sequence genome, one window contains:
- the WSCD2 gene encoding WSC domain-containing protein 2: MQNLPQRRASPWLSRRDEDAMAKLWVKFQRSFRRRPVRFFTLLALYLAAGSLVFLHAGFTGEPRVAGSQRSPGAGEGLGLPYLGGTRLSRGFPEVAVGRRRGHWFKGMAKEPAERSRAGEYGAVRSRAPKGRGSREKEEDRARYIGCYVDNTRSRTLRGVSFFDYKKMTVFRCQDNCAERGYLYAGLEFGAECYCGHKVQAPNASESECNMECKGERSSTCGGANRLSIYRLELAQESARRYGSAIFRGCFRQPDNVTIALPASQPMPNMSVDKCVDFCTEKEFPLSVLAGTVCHCGFPTTLFPLHEREDEQLCAQRCAGEEFESCGTTEFLLVYQTQVQDNRCMDRRFLPTRSKQLVALASFPGAGNTWARHLIELATGFYTGSYYFDGSLYNKGFKGERDHWRSGRTICIKTHESGQKEIEAFDAAILLIRNPYKALMAEFNRKYGGHIGFAAHAHWRGKEWPEFVANYAPWWATHTLDWLRFGRKVLVVHFEDLKQDLFKQLKRMVGLLGIAACEDRLLCVEGQKDGNFKRSGLRKLEYDPYTPEMRKMISGYIRTVDAALKLRNLSGVPDDYYPR, encoded by the exons ATGCAGAATCTCCCACAGAGGAGAGCATCTCCCTGGCTCTCCAGGAGGGATGAAGATGCTATGGCCAAACTATGGGTAAAATTCCAGCGCTCCTTTCGACGGAGACCTGTACGTTTCTTCACGCTTCTGGCTCTCTACTTGGCAGCTGGCAGCTTGGTTTTCCTGCACGCTGGCTTCACTGGGGAGCCCCGGGTGGCAGGGAGCCAGCGCAGCCCTGGGGCAGGCGAGGGGCTGGGACTGCCTTACCTGGGGGGCACACGGCTGAGCCGAGGCTTCCCAGAGGTGGCAGTGGGCCGGCGGCGTGGGCACTGGTTCAAGGGCATGGCCAAGGAAccagcagagaggagcagagcGGGTGAATACGGCGCGGTGCGGAGCCGAGCACCCAAGGGCCGGGGCAGCCGTGAGAAGGAGGAGGACAGAG caAGGTACATTGGTTGCTACGTGGACAACACTCGGAGCCGCACGCTGCGCGGTGTGTCCTTCTTTGACTACAAGAAGATGACAGTCTTCCGTTGCCAGGACAACTGTGCTGAACG GGGCTACCTGTACGCAGGGCTGGAGTTCGGTGCTGAGTGCTACTGTGGCCATAAGGTTCAGGCACCCAATGCCAGCGAATCTGAGTGCAACATGGAGTGCAAGGGTGAACGGAGCAGCACCTGCGGCGGGGCCAACCGTCTCTCCATCTACCGCTTGGAGCTGGCCCAGGAATCTGCCCGACGCT ATGGCAGTGCAATATTCCGGGGCTGCTTCCGCCAGCCAGACAATGTCACCATCGCTCTGCCTGCCAGCCAGCCCATGCCCAACATGTCTGTGGACAAGTGCGTGGACTTCTGCACTGAGAAG GAGTTCCCGCTGTCGGTGCTGGCTGGCACTGTCTGCCACTGCGGCTTCCCCACCACGCTTTTCCCCCTGCATGAGCGTGAGgatgagcagctctgtgcccaacGCTGTGCTGGAGAGGAGTTTGAGAGCTGCGGCACCACTGAGTTCCTGCTTGTCTACCAGACCCAGGTGCAAG ACAACCGCTGCATGGACCGCCGGTTCCTGCCCACCCGCTCCAAGCAGCTTGTTGCCCTGGCCAGCTTTCCTGGGGCTGGGAACACGTGGGCACGGCACCTGATTGAGCTTGCCACTGGCTTCTACACTGGCAGCTATTACTTTGATGGGTCCCTCTACAACAAAG GGTTCAAGGGCGAGCGGGACCACTGGCGGAGCGGGCGGACGATCTGCATCAAAACCCACGAGAGTGGCCAGAAGGAGATCGAGGCCTTTGATGCTGCCATCTTACTGATTCGCAACCCCTACAAGGCACTGATGGCAGAGTTCAACCGCAAATACGGGGGACACATTGGCTTTGCTGCACACGCCCACTGGAGGGGCAAAG AGTGGCCGGAGTTCGTGGCCAACTACGCACCATGGTGGGCGACCCACACGCTGGATTGGCTGCGCTTTGGCAGGAAGGTGCTGGTGGTGCACTTTGAGGACCTCAAGCAGGATCTCTTCAAGCAGCTGAAGCGCATGGTGGGGCTGCTGGGCATCGCCGCCTGCGAGGATCGCCTGCTTTGTGTCGAGGGGCAGAAGGACGGCAACTTCAAGCGCTCGGGTTTGAGGAAGCTGGAGTATGACCCCTACACCCCTGAGATGAGGAAGATGATCAGTGGATACATCCGCACGGTGGACGCAGCTCTGAAGCTCCGCAACCTATCGGGGGTGCCGGATGACTACTACCCGAGGTGA